TGTCGTGCATGACCCTGATGTACGATCCGCGGTCGAAAGCGTCGATCACCACGCCCGACTCGTCCGATTCGGGGAACGTGAAACGCATGATCGCAGCCCGCTCGGTCGGGGCGATCTCGGCCTTGATGTCGTGGTCGGCGAGGTATACCGAATAATAGTAGGGGCGTGCCTCCTCCGACTGGTGCGAAAACCAGCTCTGACGGCTCTCTTCATCGACCTTGTCGCGTCCGCGTACAGGCATGATGGAGAACTGCCCGTAGTCGTTGATCCACGGCGAGGGCTGGTGCGTCTGCTTCAGACCTCACTAAAACCGTCTTACAGCATGTTGTAAGACGGTTTTTCTTTTATTTTCTTTTGTCATGCATTTATAATACCAGACAGTATTACATAGTTTTACTTTCCTTTTATTTTCTGATTCCGCTTTAATTCTTTTAGCGGATTCTGGTTGTATACTTGTTTGAGTTTATATAGATCCGTATTGGGTTCGATAATAGCTTGTCGATAATTGACGTAATATCCTATAATGTATCAATGTAAAGGTTTCCGGTAAGTATGATTTGCTAAAATCGTTTCTGTGAATAATATTCAATGTCATTTCCCATTCTTTGGGTGATACATTTTTTGCAATCACAAAAGGCTTTCCACCATGAATGTGTTGACGCATTGCATATTGAATCATTTCCTAAGATTTCAATAGTCATTTTCTTTCCTCCATTTTCAAGCCCAAGCCATTCGAAGAAATAGCGATAAATAATCATGGTTTCAGGTATCTCAAGGAGTTTATGGTACTCTTCGATATTTTCGCCAAAGGCTTTCCTGAAAAAAGATGTTCCCTTGCCTATTTTACCTTTTGTACTATTAAGAACAGCTTGAATAGCCCGAATATACTTGCGATTCCAATATTTGCCAATATAGTCCCGATTGTGAGAATAATCTTCACCCATATCCGTAGTGCGACGGATTGGGTGGCATTTCATAGGGAAAGAGTATATGCTCACATTTAACCTATCACACAATTCTTATATGGTTTAGCCCTAAATCCATACAGTTGGTTGGACTTTAGAAATTTGCACGGTTTATGATGGGATAAGGTAACGATCAGGCGACGGCTCTGTTTTCCGCATATTACGCCGATATTCACCACCTCAAATAACTGAAGTAAAGATAGTAAATAATCCGAGAAAGCAAATAAAAAACTTCGTTTTTTCGGGTTTCCAGGGCTATTTTTGCATCCCCGCGCCACAACGCCCTACCTCTCCGACACCTTGGCTGCGCTGGTCGCTACCGACACAGGGGCAGGGAATATAAGATACAAGGCACCCTATTAGGACCCTTAAAAAAAGGCAATAGTCTGAAAAATTGGGCTGTTGTATTTTTTATATATAATAGGACGAGGCAACGAAAAGGCAACGATTCCACTTGCTGCTGCTTGCGTTGGCGTTCACAATCTCAAATAACTAGCATAAAAATAATAAAATTATTGCACGAGAAAAAATATCACCTCGATATCCAATAACGAAATTACTACTTCATACCAATATTGTCGTACCTTTGAAACACGCCAGACGAAGCAGACATTGGGGATAATAATAAAAATCACGTCCGAACAAAACCGCAGAAGCGTTGTTAAGTTTTCCTTCATGCAACAGGTTGAATTTTTCGAGGATGGTCGGCAAATCCTCCCTTATGGTCGCTTCGGGCAAACGTCCGCATTTGATGCCCCCAGGTACCGCGCCCATGACGGCATGTTCGTCAAGGTCGGATATTTTAAGGTCGGAATTCGCCATAGCCTCCCAAGCTTATTTTCCTCCACGCTGCATCAGGTGCTGGTTGTATATTTCCTGCGGCATGGTGGATGTCATTTCCGTTTCCATACCTTTATAACTCATTATCCGTCATCATCCTTCTGCAACGCTTGGAACGAGCAAAACGACATACTTCTATCGGTTTTGAATCAATGCAGAAATAATCTTCGCCTCCATCTATTTCTGCGGCTATTCTTTCCCGGATTGTATTACATAGGGACAAAGTAATTTTACGTCTGTCATTGTATTGTCTGCGGAATATAAGATTGTGAATTTCAATACTATATTCCTGTAACTTTGCAAACAACAATGACTCACTGTCAATGCCAACAGCCTTTGATGTCATGTTCAATGCCTCTATTTCAAGGTCTGAGAACTACTCCTCTTCTTGACATATTCCCTGATTCATTGACCAAATTGCCGACTATTTGCTTGTATGGGTTAGGATTTTTTGCTAATATTGTGTTACTATATTTTCTATTGAAAAGTTTTAATTTGCTAAATATCAACAATATGCACAACTTTTTATACATAAATCTTTTTATCAATCTAATTCCGCCAACGGATTTTTAAATACCAAATATTTTATGAACGCACGTACACTTCTTATTCCACGTACACTTCTTATTCTTAGTCTGGTTGTCCTCTCCGGAGCGCCATGCGCATCTGCGCAGTCTTTCAAGGAAAGACTCAAGAACGCCGCAAAGAAGATAGAACAGAAAGTCAAACAGGAAGTAGCGCCCAAAAAACTTCCGGAAAAGTCCGGTAACACTTCAAGTCTCGACAGCGAACTCCAAAAGCGCCACGACGCCATGGTGGGGCCGGACAACAATAAGAACGCTGAAGACGAAGCTCCCACCGTCAGGTTGCCGGAGACCCACACTGCTCTTTTTGCGCCACTCGGATACCCTGTCGAGGCAACGTATGGGATCAAATCGGTAAAGCCGGTGATGCCGCCGAGAGAGGCATCCGATCAGGTGAACTGGAGTGAAAAACAGCCGAATGTCTATGAGCTCGACAACCAGAGCCTTGTAGCCGAGTTTCTGATGCTCGACGACTGCTTTGCCGACGGCTACATCAAAACCCTCACCCCGGCACATTGGAGATACGATGAGATCGTCAAGGGCGAACTTTGGGCTCGCGTGGGCGCATTGAACAAGATGGTCGAGCAATACAACGAAGCCAAAGAAGAATACGGCGCCGACACTTACCAGTGGGTCATCAACGGCATCCACAACAAAATCGCCTCCGTGCTTGACTCTCGCGAGTACAAAACCCTGATCCGCTCATCCCTCACTCCGCTCTTCACACTTAAAGACAAGTGGATCAGTGATGAGACCAAGGCATATTTCAATGCTCACGGAGGCTATGAGAACGCCCACAAAGCCAACTGGACCGTCTGGGATCCGCAGCCGAACAAAAAAAGCATCACGACATCAGCGTCCGGCCAGACCGGGAAAGTGATTGAGGAGGTCGGGGCAGGTGCTACGGTTGACATCGAGGGAGTCCTGTATGTCCTGCACAACTCCAACAACGGCGGCGCATCCCACGCATTCATCTCGGAAGTGGCGAAGACGGCCGTTGCCGGCAAGAACATCGTGATCCCGGACTATGTCACATACAACGGTAAAAAATATCCGGTGACGGAAATGCGTGGCAATATTTTCTCCGGCACCGCCATCAAGTCCGTGAAACTTCCGTCCACGTTGACGGAGATTTCCAATTCGGCATTCCGCGAGACTCCTATAACTGAAATAGTAATCCCGGCCTCGGTCAAGATAGTTCAGGGTTCGGCTTTCTACGGCTGCAAGAACCTCACGAAAGTAGTCTTCGAAAACGATGTCATGGATGAAGTCCACGGCTGTTTCCAGAAGTGCATAAATCTGAAAAACGTCAAGTTCCCACGCCGCGTCGGACTGATGAGTTACGATATGTTCGAGGGCTGCGTCAATCTCACAGAAGTGATGCTTCCGGAGAATCTGAGCGAAATTTATTCATCCATGTTCAGTGGCTGCAAGAACCTCAAGAATGTGGATATCCCGGCGAGCGTGACCAAGGTCGGCAACAGCGCATTCTCGGACAGCGGCATCACCTCGCTCGACCTCTCCAATGTCAAGGAATTCGAAGGGTTCTGCTTCTCCGGATGCAAAGCGCTCAAGACTGTCAAGCTGAACTCCAGCCTGAAGGAGAATTTCCTTATGGAGACCTATCAAGAATTCACGGAATGTCCGTTACTGGAAGTCAAGTACATAAACAACGAATATGTCTTCCCGGAAGGGTTCATCTTCGTAGACGGCAGCAAGTAGAGTCATGAAAAAGATATTATTTCTACTTTCAGTGGCGGCACTGCTGCTGCCTTTGGATAGTTCGGCCCAGAGCAAGCCGAAGATCAAGTCAGTGGATTTCACTATACAGGTTCCGACCCCGGGGATGTCGCTTTTCGATGCACGCGAGATGCAGTTCACATCTGCGAAGACCGAGTTCGGAGACCTTGCCGCCACGGGCGGCATCCAAGTCCAGGAGATTGACTGGATCGGGGATTTCCGCGAGGACGATGAAGGGGACATGTTCTTCAAGGACGGGTTCATATACAAGGCCCGGATCAAGTTCATGGTAGATCCTTCGGGCAAGTACGACACCGATTACATATTCAAGGACAACGACTACTACATCGACGGCAGCCGCATCAGCGCCACAGTCAACGGAGTGCAGGCCAAGGTCGAGCGCAGCGCTCCTTACTTCATCGACATTGAGGTATCCATGCCTGTTGGAGCCGGTGGAAAAGGCTCGATGCGTGATCTGGCACAGAGCAGCCCAACGGACTATGAGCTCAACAAGGACTCATACCGCGCATCGCAGAAAGCGTATTCAATCGCCGAGGCCGATGCTGCTTGCCCGGATGTGAGCCCGCTTGACGTGATAACCATCAATAATACGTATCACGCGGCGTTCCGTGCCATGCGCGAGTTCGGAGATGAGTTCATCGGGCATAAGAATATGCTTGTCACCAAGGTAATCGTAGATACCGATGACGAGCGCATATATGGAGATGTGGCATCGGACGTCAACAATACCATACAAGGCCCATTCAACATCAGGGAAGTCTGGCTCAGCGACAAAGTCGATGCGGTAAAGTTCATACGCGCCATATTCGCAGTAATGCAGGGTTATACACCGGAACACAGCGATATCTACTGCCCCGAGTTCAGTTACCTCTTCCATACCCAGCGTGCCACGCTCTTTATCCCGGAGACTGCTGTAGCCGATGTAAGGGCGATGTTCAGCCGTCCGACCTGGAGTTTCCGCACACTGTTCTCGCTGAAAACCTACTCCGGCGACGTGCACTCCGCACAGGGAGCCGGTGCGACGGCAGCCAAACCGTTCTGCACAAGCCACGTATTCACCGACAAGGTAGCTGCGGCAGACAAGGTTTTCAGGTACGGCACCTGTAGCAATTGGCCGGAATATTATTATTCCTGCAAAATCTGCGGAAAGTGCGAACACAATGACAAACACGTGTTCAGTATGAACAGGCCAACGTGGGAGGTCCGGGCTCATCAGTATGATCAGCCTGTTGCTGATGACCAGGCTTATGTCGGAGTCAACTCCGCCGGGCAGCATGTATGGTGGTACAGTTGCATCTGGTGCGGACACTCCGAAGGCTATGACCAGAGGCACATAACCAAAGCAGAATGGCAGGCAAGCGGCACAGAGGGAACATACGAGAGCTATAGGGACGCCATGGCCGACATGACAAAACAGTTCGAGGAGAGTGCCCTTCTGAAGACCACGGCACAGCCGGGGATGTTCATTCTCAAAAAAAAGTCGGACTCAAAGATGAGTCCTGCCTTCCAGAGTAGTGTGAACTTCGCCCTCAATGACAACCTCTTGGATGAAAGTGTCCTTGGCAATGATTATACACTTCCCCTGAATCACCGCCAGCTCAACTCGCTGGCCGAGCATCTCGTGAAAGAACTTACCGGCAGCGAGGCCACGGCGTCCTCCATTGGCCTGGACAAGGCTCTTGGCGGAAAAGCCCCGGCAGACGACTCCCCTGTCTCCCGCCAAGAGATGGCCGCCGTGATGTACCGTGCCCTTAGGTATATAGAAGAGTGCGGAGTATACTCATATACGGAGTTCGTTTCTGGGTTGGATAAATACTCCGATCACATCCGCATTGCCCCTTGGGCCAAGGAAGCCATGGCATTTATGGAGGCTCTCGGGCTTATGAACGCTTCTTCCGGCGGTACCCTCTTTCCAGAGAAGA
This Alistipes onderdonkii DNA region includes the following protein-coding sequences:
- a CDS encoding leucine-rich repeat domain-containing protein, giving the protein MPPREASDQVNWSEKQPNVYELDNQSLVAEFLMLDDCFADGYIKTLTPAHWRYDEIVKGELWARVGALNKMVEQYNEAKEEYGADTYQWVINGIHNKIASVLDSREYKTLIRSSLTPLFTLKDKWISDETKAYFNAHGGYENAHKANWTVWDPQPNKKSITTSASGQTGKVIEEVGAGATVDIEGVLYVLHNSNNGGASHAFISEVAKTAVAGKNIVIPDYVTYNGKKYPVTEMRGNIFSGTAIKSVKLPSTLTEISNSAFRETPITEIVIPASVKIVQGSAFYGCKNLTKVVFENDVMDEVHGCFQKCINLKNVKFPRRVGLMSYDMFEGCVNLTEVMLPENLSEIYSSMFSGCKNLKNVDIPASVTKVGNSAFSDSGITSLDLSNVKEFEGFCFSGCKALKTVKLNSSLKENFLMETYQEFTECPLLEVKYINNEYVFPEGFIFVDGSK